The Camelina sativa cultivar DH55 chromosome 16, Cs, whole genome shotgun sequence sequence TATGCATCTATCGAATAAGAAAAATTTTAGCCTGCTTTACCACATAAAtatcccaaagaaaaaaaatagagattctaaaatatatgaaaGGAACAAAACCTAACATGTTCAACATATTGAATCATGATAGTTCATCCTTTTTATGATATAGTAGTattaacacaaccaacaaacacgtGAACcctgaaattaaaataaaccatGGTTCAAAGCCCCGCCCATAGACCAAGCAAGTGCAGCCAAGGATTAGAGCGTCAAAATTTTTGGGGCATATTTTACACCAAAAGTTTTAGGTATTTtatgtaggaaaaaaataaaaagttataagtTCAGTTGTtattagatttctttttttaagttcaaaaaaaattataagttcaagttttatataagaaaacagtatATTTATAGATGAAGTTTTaaggaataaataaatttgtcaaacattctcacaTAATTTTGTCTATGTAGTATTAATGCTaacaacaaacatgataacttacaaaaaaatctatataaaaaaaaagttattcaataatatctattgaaatttggaaagataattaaaaatatattatatttgataggaacctaatgactgaaaaaattgttttaaaagaagagtaattagggattgaattctaattttatggaaaatgaATTGGTAAGATCTAATGATGAATAAATaagtaagcaattatcaaattacttacatAAAACATCTTACCGTTAGATTATATAATATTGAAGGCCAAAAACTAAACCCAATAATGGAAACCGAGAATTTAAAtttgaaccaaaattttatgaatttataagagaTTTTTGAGAACAGAGAAACATCCCACAATCTAACATAATTTAGAATCCTTTTTTACCcatgaatcatttataagattgaaaccaaaaaatacatttatacataatttagaatcttTTCTTGTCCATGAATCACATAGATAAGATTGAAACCcataattataatttcaaagtaaactataatcagtttttttttcctatgatGAAACCATAAACTGATAAATGATGCTTTAGATAGGAAAGGGTTgaagaagggaagaaggaaatgttgagattttttttttcctatgggCCTCTAGTTAATTAAGGccaaaacacaaatgaatttagttaattaggcccaaacaacaacataatataGGTGTCAGATAGATAACGCCAAGTATCATATTCAtaacaaaagttgagaaaaactttctcatattatataagactgtaagaatcaaaattcacattaGAGAATTTTAACAGATGCTCATGAAGAAAGGCATATGctgatttttctgattttaattattgatttttttaaaaatatttaggcatattattgtattttgattggcaaattaaaaagagtgaataagaatttttatgaaaaatatggTTGCTACAAATTAAGATTTGACTGAGTTTACCCAAGGAAAAACACGCGAGGCCTAAAGATATTATAAAACAGAGAGGAGATGAGATCTAGCGTTGCTCACATAAGTAGAAGAGAGGCAAAAAAACCAGAGAGAAAAATAGGGAGTCGGGTTTGTCCGCTATGTGCTCCTGCATTGGTTGATGAGGTTAATGCTTTTGCTACCGGAGGTAGTGGTGGCTCACTGACATCAACATTTGTGAAAACAAGGTTTGGAGCTTCGGCCGGAGGTAAGGACAGAGGACTCACAAGAGTATTTAAGAGGTCACCGGGTTGAATGGCTGACATGTAAGGTGGTATTACTTTTCTGCCCAAACATCGATTCCctgaagaagataaacaaagtTACGTAttgatgttaatatttttttttttggttgtgagACCCTTTTGGTGTAAATTTAAACCACTTACGTTTGTATCTTGCTGCTGTGAAAGGGTATTCGGTGATGGTTCCGTTGATACCGAATCCATAGGTATATGTGTTTATCTCAATAGTTGCATCGTAGAAGCTGTCGAGTTTTTGAGAGACAAACTCATTCTCAAATAGTTCCACATAAACCTGAAGCTGAGACTTCTGCAGCCTCTCAACAACCGCGGTTTGCCCAGTGAGAAACCTTTTAGTGGCGGGAAAGACTGATGATTTTGAAGATACATTGTGTTGACAGAATTGTAAGACTGACAACAAGGTGTAAAGGAGCAACAATTGAAACAAAAGAGGGAAGATCACAATGACAGAATCCTCTTAAGGACAATGAAGCTGCCAAAGATTATGCTGCAACATGAAAGCTTGAAGATCATCAAGTGCAAGAATAGAGAAAGCTAGAGTTCTATAACTCAGTAACaaaggaagagattgaagatatattggtgttgttactggttatacaacacaagagagatgatcaagaagcaatGAGTAAACCTGATACAACCAAGAGTACAGACACAGATTCATTGAACGTTGCAGTGAACAAGTCTGATACAAACACATGTTCAGACATAGAAGCAGTGAACAAGATGGAGTATGTGTAACCAGCTACAAACACAGACGCAATGATTCCTCATGAAGAGAATCAGAGAATACTAGCTCAGCCAAGACAGCTCAATGTGAAGTCACATGAAATGAAGTGACATGCTGAACCTTGGAGTCTTATcgagaagatccaagaagtgagaGCTCAACCAGTCATGCTTTAAGCTCATGAGAACAAGTCTTTCATTAGCAGCTGCGTAAACCTGAAAAGCACAACAGAGCAGAAATAGGTTTTAGCAGTTGAGTATACTTGAAGTGCAACAGAGCTGAAAATAGAACATACAACTTGTAGTGGctgtgtagtgcaacagagctgGAAACAAGGTAAACCTCGTGAAGAggttgtgtagtgcaacagagcgGAAAAGCGTCAAGTTGCAGCAAATAGTGGAACGGCTGTGTCAGAAAAGCATGTTTGTGTTAGGTGCGACAGGAACAAAAGTATgggtcaagttgacaaaaagagaacaagcttttacccagaagaaaagaggaagaagcttgtggaacctagggtttgtggagaactctaagaagtataaaaggaagaggtgGTAACAAGAAGCAGTTTACGCACCCTAGACCTAAAATTGAGAGAAGCACAcatgttgtgtgtggtgttgtcccaccagtaagatagagaatctgctggtggtttttgtagaggttcacactcgtcggaaaagacaaagagtggtggttcctttagttcatgtagattagagtggtaggcacaagtgtgtgctagataccattggcaaatgtgacttttgcgttctaattctagtgaatgattctggacttggtcccggggatgtagaTTATCCGAACCCCGTAAAAAaatctcttgtgtcgtctcttcACTATCCTTTCATCTCTCTGTTAATCATCGCACATAGAGATCTGTCATACAAGTCTGTAGATCTAGCACGCATCTCATTATTTCAATTGGTAGCAGAGCAGGAAACCGATTTGAGATTATACTGTCTCTAACAGGTTAGATCCTGAGATGTGTctagatgaggaagaagagctaTGATCTTATTTGAAGAAAATCAAGTGATGGGTTCTCTCCAGGTTggtgaaaatgaagaacaaagagaaaaagagaaagatgatgacGGTGGATCTGTTTTCAAACTCGCCGGATTTTGTTTGTACAGTTCATTGGGATTTTCAGTGTCGTCTTCAAGATGTCTTGGTTCTCATGTCGTGAGAAATTGTAGTCGAAGAAAGGAGAAAGGTTTTCTTACATGAGTATTTTATGTTATTAGTCGGCCTTCATCCAAATTCGTAAAGCAAGCCCAATAAAAGCCCACAAGGAGTTGCTTTAAGGTGTTGGGCATGTGAGGGTTCTTGCCACGTGTGGATCGGGTTTTAAAGAAAATCAACAAATCAACGAGAATCTTCTGCTCCAGGTATTTTCTCTTAAAGCTTCTGGATTTGGTTTGGAAGATTAGCGTTCAAGTTTTGCGATTGCCTTCATCACTGCTTTTGAAGTTTATGTTCCGACACCGGACAAGCTGTGAGCCGTTGTGAATTGTTCTTTgaacatttcataaaattcattGGAGATTATGGTAACAGTATGAAGTGTATATCGTGGATTTGAGGTGGAACTAcatcatttttgaaattataaagaGAGTTGGAGGCTAAGAAGATGTCACCAGATACTCATAGTTGATAATCCAAATCTGGGGTGAGTCCGTGTCCTGTGTCTCTAACAGTAAAGAGAGTGACAAAGTGTTGTGGTTTACATCTGATTTTGAGTAAGAGAAGAAAACGTTCATCTCTCCGCCACTGAGGATTCAATGGTTGTTTGATTGGTTCTTTGCAATCCAAGTGTTACTTGTATTGGGACTTTAGAGAAAGAGTTAATAACACCCCTGGTTATTTTCTCCAGTTTGAAAAGAAAGGAAGTGATTCTCGGCAAAGAATTATGATCTCTGAATTTGGGTTCTATGGAAGTGAAGAAGAGCTTGTGTGAGGAATGGAGTTTGATCCTCACTAATTTTGAAGGTTGTCGCTGATGTGTCttaagaaagatgaagaattgATCTTTTGTGGTTTTGTGATATGTTGGGTTTCTGGTAACTTTGCAAAGGCCTAGTGTGCTATTATATTTAAGCCCATTACAGAAAATAGTGAAGATAGGTCAAAGCTGCAGGTGACTGTGGAGTTCGACGTCAACCGCATGTTTGGGTTCAGTTTGAACCTTTATGTATGCTTGAGGAAGCACGTGGAGTATTGCGATCTGATGGAGATAGAAACAGTATGGTGAACAAGTGATCAGGGAGGGGCTGAATTGCATTAGTTGTGTTGCAGAGGTTTGTCTCAGCCTATCAAAGATGCTTCgagctaaagaagaagacttgAGGTCATATTGATTAGTTGAGATCACAAGAAAGGGAAGTATCATCATAGGATAATCATTTGGATTATGGGTCTTAAAATGTTGCTAGCTTTTGAGAAGAGATCAAATGAAAGATTTTTTAGATCAAGGAAATTGTTGTGTCGTTGGTATGTGTTTTTCTTCTACAATTTCCTTTGACTACAGAACTTGGCTTCTAGTTCTGGCAGATGTTTTGAAAAATTGGAAATGAGATATTCTCAAGGTCATAAAGATCCCTTTCTGGTTCTGTGTAATATTATTGGAATCTGCTTTTGAAGTTGGCTGTTGCAGAATTTTCTAGGTTGAATTGCTGCTTCGTCGATGTCGTGTATCAAGGATGGTTAACAAGTTTTTATGAAAGATATATCAAGGTCTTTGAAGTCTACAAAGAGACAAGGTCTGTGTTGTGTTGATTGTGTGTTTCCTATGGAACATTTCTTGGTTGAAACGCATAATCAATATGGGGGAGAAAAACTAACTCATAgtgataaaagaagaagatatgaataAGTTATGAGTTTGATGGAGTTGCAGGTTCATGAAGCTGTTTTCTGTCTGACTTTGCATTTACATTTGACATGGTTATAGACCTCGGATTTTAGCATTGAAAGATATTTTGGAATCTTGAAAGCAGGATCTTTCCAATGATATAAAGGTATCCTTCTAATTCTGTGTCATTTGATGGGAAACTGTTCCCAAAGTTAGCTGTTCGCAGGGTTTTAGCATTTTGGATATGCTTTGGAAATTTGGTCTTAACTTTCAATCCACAAACCCAAATTGTGATCCGCTTTCTCCTGTGGTTTCATATTGCTGTCTTTGATCATCCCACATCATTTTGGAATTTTCTGGGCTGTCTTGTTATTTCGTCTACGCTCTGCATCAAGGCAGGCTCTGCATGAAGGCAGGAGAAGAAGCTCATTTTAAGACCCCATGGTTGGAAAACGAAACAGAAGTTCTTAATGTTTCTAGGTCTGGTAATCACAATCAAATTATTAAGATCCATCAGTGAGTAAGACGAAGTTGATTGTGAAGAAGTGTGGAAAGTCATCTGATCTGAAGGTGAATATCTTGCTCCAAAGTCTGAAGTGTTCAAGGCAGACATTCACCTCTATGTCACTACCTCAAAGGTTTGTCATTGTAAGTAAAATCTTATGCGTGATGGAATATGTTTACAAGGAATTAATCTCTCCTGGGAGTTTGTGTCACGAGAGAAGTGCTACTATGGAGATGTGTAACCTATCTATTTCTGTTGAAAATTTTTATGGTTCTTGGAGGTTTTAGTGAGGAATGTCCTTGAAGCTCTTATCAGATGTTATTGGTTTTGTTCTCTGTTGTGCCGTGTATTGATTTGGATTGTGTACAAGTAAGTTGTTGCAGAATATTCAAGAAGACCTCTGGGTGTTGGAAGAGAAGAGTAAGAGCGCTCGATTATTAAAGTTTAAGAGAAGGATTCACTTGCACTAGTAGTGTAAGATGGTCGTGATCAATCTGAGGTAGAATACTCAGAGTTGTGTAACTCCGGTTCAGTTCTGTAAGGTTACCGTAAGTGACATCTACAAGGAGATGTTGTTCGGAATCAATCTGAGGTAGAATACTCAGAGTTGAGTAAAACCGATTAAGTTGTAACCCATGAAGCTGAAGTGTCTTGTGAGTGAAAGTTGGGACATCGCTtttgaaattcaagaaattgttTCTGCTCTAGTTTTTAAATCTGAGGATTGTTTATGAGGTTCTTCTTTTNNNNNNNNNNNNNNNNNNNNNNNNNNNNNNNNNNNNNNNNNNNNNNNNNNNNNNNNNNNNCACACTCgtcggaaaagacaaagagtggtGGTTCCTTTAGTTCATGTCGATTAGAGTGGTAGGCACAACTGTGTGCTAGATACCATTGGCAAATGTGGCTTTTGCGTTCTAATTCTAGTGAATgattctggacttggtcccggggatgtaggttatccgaaccccgttaacaaatctcttgtgtcgtctcttcACTATCCTTTCATCTCTCTGTTAATCATCGCACATAGAGATCTGTCATACAAGTCTGTAGATCTAGCACACATCTCATTATTTCAGATTTTCCGATGACAACAGCGTTAGCAAATTTCTTTATGTCTTGTATAGCCGAGTCAAGAATATCACTAATGGTTTCTTCAATTCTGTAGACAGTCTCGTACTTGCTCTGCTTTTTGAATTCCCGTAGAACCGAGCTGTTCGTAGACTGAATCATGACCTTTGTTGTGGTTATGTTGTTGTAACCAGTTTCTGTGAGTGTGTCCAGAACCGCTCTAATAACGTCGAGCCCTTGCTTCTCTCTCAGGTACACTACATTCTGGAGGAAACAAAAAAGGCACATGATTGATTCATGTTTTATGATTAAAAGAAGGTAATTATAGATGATAACTCACCTCAACAATGATCAAAACACCGGAGAGAGATGTGGAGTTCTTTGCCAAGTCTAGGAATTGAGAAAGCGAAATAAGATTTCCAGAATTTGACTCATTCGGATTCCTTAACATACTATTTGACCTGTAAGGGTTTGAAATAGCAGCTGCACAAAAATATGGGAATATAGTTACTGTAACTTTCCAAGTTATGTAATCGCTAAATTAACTAGTAATAATTTTGTCCACAACATATCAAGCTAGGAGaatgttagtttttttaagaaaacaagtaTTTGCATCTATATATAACCTCTTTAGTCTAAGTGAGTAGAAACTAGAAATAGTAGGAACAATAGTGTAGTAACAACACAGACTTACATTTTTCTGAAGCAAGTGGAAACTTTGAAGGGAAACTTACGAGTCAAATTTTGGATCTCAGGCCATGTTAGACTAAAAGTGTATACCCCACCATTTGAGCTAATTTCAGAAACAGTTGTTAGACGGTTTCTGAAAGGAGTTTGTGCGACCATTGTGCTATCCCCGAGATCGATAGAATTTGAGCAAAAGGGTGTACCGTCGCTGCACATTTGGACCGAGCAATCAATAACATCAGCACCATCTTTGATTGCCTTCTCATATGCCAAGTTCGTACATCCAGGATAGTCCCCACTCGCACCATTTTTTGATATTACAAGAAAATCCACTGAGGTACGAATTAACTTAATTTTAATCTTTCTAATTGCGATTAAAATGCAAAGTAATTACTGTCGTTACCTTGTTTCGTAGCGTTCCTGCCAATGTGGGAGAAGCAATCTAAggaaaatatgaagaaaaaaataaaaattaatttcgaatatatatcctttttttaAGGACAAAATGGTGTCTGCAAAAGAGAGATTGCTTACCAATGGATGCAGATGCAGTTAAGGGAAAATCAGAGACCACACCATCGACAGAAAAATCGCCATTGTCCACAAAAGATAGATACTCAGACACTGGATCGAAACTGTAGTTATGAGCAATATCAGCATCATTTGCGAAACCTGACACATATACTTCTAATCCCGCTTTGTGAGCATCTTGAACTAAGGATGTATGTGGAATCAAGTACTGCTTGTTATCAAGTTGCAATATATATGACTTGGGAACAAGAATCCCTGAAGAAAACGTCTTGACAAACGTTAGGTTACTCAAGATAGAACCGTAtgtttggtttgtggtcggctCGAAATCTTCTTTTGCAAGAAACTGGAACACAAAGCTCGGTCCGTTATGCTTGAAATGGCCAGCAATTTTCATAAAGAAATTCACTTCAGGGGAAGAT is a genomic window containing:
- the LOC104753639 gene encoding glycerophosphodiester phosphodiesterase GDPDL1-like: MANPSNIELVYPNRKNFYPVNGVTTQGWFAIDSTLRDLQNVALFRGIPSRSNKFDGNGYTILTIQNVAKQIKPQGGFWLNAQHDAFYEQHNLSMSSFIVSASRTVSINFISSPEVNFFMKIAGHFKHNGPSFVFQFLAKEDFEPTTNQTYGSILSNLTFVKTFSSGILVPKSYILQLDNKQYLIPHTSLVQDAHKAGLEVYVSGFANDADIAHNYSFDPVSEYLSFVDNGDFSVDGVVSDFPLTASASIDCFSHIGRNATKQVDFLVISKNGASGDYPGCTNLAYEKAIKDGADVIDCSVQMCSDGTPFCSNSIDLGDSTMVAQTPFRNRLTTVSEISSNGGVYTFSLTWPEIQNLTPAISNPYRSNSMLRNPNESNSGNLISLSQFLDLAKNSTSLSGVLIIVENVVYLREKQGLDVIRAVLDTLTETGYNNITTTKVMIQSTNSSVLREFKKQSKYETVYRIEETISDILDSAIQDIKKFANAVVIGKSSVFPATKRFLTGQTAVVERLQKSQLQVYVELFENEFVSQKLDSFYDATIEINTYTYGFGINGTITEYPFTAARYKRNRCLGRKVIPPYMSAIQPGDLLNTLVSPLSLPPAEAPNLVFTNVDVSEPPLPPVAKALTSSTNAGAHSGQTRLPIFLSGFFASLLLM